One Acidobacteriota bacterium DNA segment encodes these proteins:
- a CDS encoding M13 family peptidase has protein sequence MKLRLLLMLLALAFAGVYLAGQSAPKHSSSSQNSSGKIPEIHAFDLSAMDRTADPCKDFYQFVCGNWVKNNAIPPDQGRWGRFNELAERNRLIAKEILERASVNDLKRDSIHQKIGDYYQACMDENAVNQKGLKPLQPELDRINGVSDRDSALAELAHLHELGVRGAVFFFTSNSDLHNANNVIAYVDQGGLGLPDRDDYLKDDANSKEKREKYLAHVTNILKLSGDGQADTDAQKVVALETKLAEASMDRIERRKPENRDHKMTLAEFTAITPNIEFTHFLKGTTAPAFDSLNVANPEFFKQLNNLADSVPLEDWKAYFRWHLIHEFAGVLSDSFVQENFSFYEKYLGGAKELQARWKRCERLTDQQLGEALGQPYVAQEFTPAEKARMLKMVNAIETALKQDIESLDWMTPETKKQALLKLAAIRNKIGYPSKWRDYSKLNIVRGDLLGNVERANTFEVNRQLAKIGKPLDRTEFGMTPPTVNAYYSPAYNDINFPAGILQPPFFDKSVDDAVNFGAIGVVIGHELTHGFDDQGRKFDPEGNLRDWWTPQDAKAFEERVSCIDQEYSSFEPLPGLHVRGKLTLGENTADNGGMRVALRALHNTQAAEGKTGKSGAQEDSTKTIKGFTPEQRAFIGYGQVWCENQTEAALRQQVQTNPHSPGRFRVDGVMQNSEDFAKAFSCHKGQPMVSENACRVW, from the coding sequence ATGAAGCTTCGCCTGCTACTCATGCTGCTCGCCCTCGCATTTGCTGGCGTCTATTTGGCCGGACAAAGTGCACCGAAGCACTCCAGTTCGTCCCAGAATTCTTCTGGAAAGATACCGGAGATTCACGCGTTTGATCTGTCGGCCATGGATCGGACTGCTGACCCTTGCAAAGATTTTTACCAATTTGTGTGTGGCAATTGGGTCAAGAACAATGCCATTCCGCCAGATCAGGGACGCTGGGGACGTTTCAATGAACTCGCAGAGCGCAATCGTCTCATCGCGAAGGAGATTTTGGAGAGGGCGTCAGTTAACGATCTCAAGCGAGACTCGATCCATCAGAAGATTGGCGATTACTACCAAGCCTGCATGGACGAAAACGCCGTAAATCAGAAAGGCCTCAAGCCGCTGCAGCCGGAGCTGGATCGTATCAACGGCGTGAGTGATCGCGATAGCGCACTTGCCGAACTCGCGCATCTGCACGAACTGGGCGTGCGGGGCGCAGTGTTTTTCTTCACCTCAAACTCCGATCTGCACAATGCGAATAATGTAATCGCGTATGTGGATCAGGGCGGCCTTGGTCTTCCCGACCGGGACGACTACCTCAAGGACGATGCCAACTCCAAAGAGAAGCGCGAAAAGTATCTGGCTCACGTAACAAACATCCTCAAGTTGTCAGGCGATGGCCAGGCTGACACTGACGCTCAGAAAGTGGTGGCGCTCGAAACTAAGCTCGCCGAAGCATCTATGGATCGCATCGAACGGCGCAAACCTGAGAATCGCGATCACAAGATGACGCTGGCAGAATTCACCGCGATAACGCCGAACATCGAATTCACGCATTTCCTGAAAGGGACCACCGCGCCTGCTTTCGATTCGCTGAACGTTGCCAATCCCGAATTCTTCAAGCAACTGAACAATCTTGCGGATTCAGTTCCGCTGGAAGATTGGAAAGCGTACTTCCGCTGGCACCTGATCCATGAGTTTGCCGGAGTATTGTCTGATTCTTTCGTGCAGGAAAACTTCAGCTTCTATGAAAAATACCTCGGCGGTGCCAAAGAGCTCCAGGCGCGCTGGAAGCGCTGCGAGCGCCTGACCGACCAGCAGCTTGGCGAAGCGCTGGGCCAGCCATATGTGGCGCAGGAATTCACTCCGGCTGAGAAAGCTCGCATGTTGAAGATGGTGAACGCTATCGAAACGGCACTTAAACAAGACATTGAGAGTCTTGATTGGATGACTCCGGAAACGAAAAAGCAGGCGCTGCTGAAACTGGCCGCCATACGCAACAAGATTGGATATCCGAGCAAATGGCGCGATTATTCGAAGCTGAATATCGTGCGCGGCGATCTCCTTGGAAACGTGGAGCGCGCGAATACGTTTGAGGTGAATCGTCAGCTTGCGAAGATAGGCAAGCCACTCGATCGCACTGAATTCGGTATGACACCACCGACAGTGAATGCCTACTACAGTCCGGCTTATAATGACATTAACTTCCCAGCAGGAATTCTCCAGCCGCCATTTTTCGACAAAAGCGTAGACGACGCGGTGAATTTTGGCGCCATTGGAGTCGTGATCGGTCACGAACTGACGCACGGATTCGACGATCAGGGCCGCAAGTTCGATCCCGAAGGCAATCTGCGCGACTGGTGGACTCCGCAAGACGCGAAGGCCTTCGAAGAGCGTGTCTCGTGCATCGACCAGGAATATTCGTCTTTCGAGCCACTTCCCGGGCTACATGTTCGGGGCAAGCTGACATTAGGGGAAAATACGGCCGACAATGGCGGCATGCGTGTAGCCTTGCGAGCGCTGCACAACACTCAGGCCGCTGAAGGTAAGACTGGAAAAAGTGGCGCTCAGGAGGACAGCACTAAGACAATCAAAGGCTTCACTCCAGAGCAACGCGCGTTTATTGGTTACGGTCAGGTGTGGTGCGAGAACCAGACCGAGGCGGCTCTGCGTCAGCAAGTACAAACGAACCCGCATTCACCCGGACGCTTCCGCGTGGATGGCGTCATGCAGAACAGCGAAGACTTCGCCAAGGCCTTCAGCTGCCACAAGGGGCAGCCGATGGTCAGTGAGAACGCTTGTCGGGTTTGGTGA
- a CDS encoding valine--tRNA ligase, translating to MPHELPKTYDPSAIEPRWAEYWVNERLFHVETPSKDAPAAFTILLPPPNVTGNLHMGHMFEHTESDILVRWRRMRGEITLWIPGTDHAGIATQMLVERQLASEGTKRADLGREKFVERVWEWRRLYGGNILKQMKRLGDSVDWSREYFTMNENLNRAVREVFVRLWEQGLIYRGEYIVNWCPRCLTAISDLEVVHEEQQGKLYEIRYPLADGSGSIHIATTRPETMLGDVAVAVSPNDERYRELIGKKLRLPLINREIPIIADELANPEFGTGAVKVTPAHDPNDFVIGKRHNLPMLKIMDELARINQNGATYAGLDRYEARKRVLADLEIQGFLVNAKDHVLSIGKCSRSMDVVEPSLSMQWFVKIQPLADRAIAAVMNGHICFTPENYKTVYLNWMNKIYDWCISRQLWWGHRIPAWYCTNNGCAHSKSDLNSQPIVGREDPFKCPACGFAVEQETDVLDTWFSSALLPFTSLGWPEHTRDLDVFYPTAQLVTGFDILFFWVARMIMMGCHFMQDMPMGDGSNRPASEAVPFREVYIHALVRDADRQKMSKTKGNVVDPIDITNKYGTDAVRFTLASMASPGTDIAFNESRIEGYRNFANKIWNAARFMFMNIDKATEAGAWKQEELSWLVSGAYKLDSSAPLVDRWIEARFQQTTQDMNAALGHYRFDEAANMVYQFFWGDLCAWYIEAVKLRSHFSGGARAQAQAALNQLVRMFEGSLRLLSPFMPFITEEIWHALWQQKAPAKSIALTRFPLGAELGKADVATIDQMEIIKRLIEGIRNRRAELKVAPKEKITVRIFTEASTRALIDSNRNLIGQGADVDHIEFSPESMAKVPGVQTTNAFEVLVVYERKIDIAAERNRLSKELEKLESERGNTERQLSNQGFLAKAPATVIEGLRRRHAELEQLVPKTRVALQELEKSPASGPNGTHG from the coding sequence ATGCCCCACGAGCTTCCAAAAACCTATGACCCAAGCGCCATCGAGCCGCGCTGGGCCGAGTACTGGGTGAACGAGAGGCTTTTTCACGTTGAGACTCCGTCCAAGGACGCACCAGCGGCGTTCACGATTCTGCTGCCTCCGCCAAACGTGACCGGCAATCTGCACATGGGGCACATGTTCGAGCACACCGAGTCGGACATTCTTGTGCGTTGGCGGCGAATGCGTGGTGAAATCACGCTCTGGATTCCCGGTACAGACCACGCCGGCATTGCGACGCAGATGCTGGTTGAGCGACAGCTCGCAAGCGAAGGGACAAAACGCGCCGACCTTGGACGTGAGAAGTTCGTCGAACGCGTGTGGGAGTGGCGTCGCCTCTACGGCGGCAACATTCTCAAGCAGATGAAGAGGCTCGGCGATTCTGTTGACTGGTCGCGCGAGTACTTCACCATGAACGAAAACCTCAACCGTGCCGTGCGCGAGGTTTTCGTGCGTCTTTGGGAACAGGGACTTATTTATCGCGGTGAGTACATCGTGAACTGGTGCCCGCGATGCCTGACTGCGATCTCCGACCTGGAAGTGGTTCACGAGGAGCAGCAGGGCAAGCTCTACGAAATTCGTTATCCGTTGGCTGACGGCAGTGGCTCGATTCACATCGCTACCACGCGTCCTGAAACGATGTTAGGCGATGTTGCCGTGGCCGTGAGTCCAAATGATGAGCGATACCGCGAGTTGATTGGCAAGAAGTTGCGGCTTCCGCTGATCAATCGCGAGATCCCGATTATTGCCGATGAACTCGCGAATCCCGAATTCGGGACAGGTGCGGTGAAGGTGACGCCTGCGCATGATCCGAACGACTTCGTGATCGGCAAACGACACAACCTGCCGATGTTGAAGATCATGGACGAGCTCGCGCGCATCAACCAGAACGGTGCCACCTATGCCGGGCTCGATCGCTACGAAGCGCGCAAGCGAGTGCTCGCTGATCTTGAGATCCAAGGATTCCTGGTGAACGCCAAGGATCACGTGCTCTCGATCGGCAAGTGCAGCCGCAGCATGGATGTTGTCGAGCCCAGCCTCTCGATGCAGTGGTTCGTCAAGATTCAGCCGCTGGCAGACAGGGCGATCGCCGCGGTCATGAATGGTCACATTTGCTTCACGCCGGAGAATTACAAGACCGTCTACTTGAACTGGATGAATAAGATCTACGACTGGTGCATCTCGCGCCAGCTCTGGTGGGGACATCGCATTCCAGCCTGGTACTGCACGAATAACGGATGCGCGCATTCGAAGAGCGACTTGAACTCTCAGCCCATTGTGGGTCGCGAAGATCCATTCAAGTGCCCCGCCTGTGGCTTTGCCGTTGAGCAGGAAACCGACGTTCTGGACACCTGGTTCTCGTCGGCGCTGCTTCCGTTTACCTCGCTCGGCTGGCCCGAGCACACGCGCGATCTCGATGTGTTCTACCCGACGGCGCAGCTGGTTACCGGCTTCGACATCCTGTTCTTCTGGGTAGCGCGGATGATTATGATGGGCTGCCACTTCATGCAAGATATGCCGATGGGCGATGGCAGCAACCGTCCCGCTTCCGAGGCAGTTCCGTTTCGGGAGGTGTACATCCATGCGCTGGTGCGCGATGCAGATCGCCAGAAGATGTCGAAGACGAAAGGAAACGTGGTCGATCCCATCGACATCACGAACAAGTACGGCACCGATGCCGTACGTTTCACGCTCGCCTCCATGGCATCGCCCGGTACGGACATTGCCTTCAACGAGAGCCGCATTGAAGGCTATCGCAATTTTGCGAATAAGATTTGGAACGCTGCCCGCTTCATGTTCATGAACATCGACAAGGCAACCGAGGCGGGAGCATGGAAGCAGGAGGAACTCTCGTGGCTTGTGAGCGGCGCGTACAAACTGGATAGCTCAGCTCCGCTCGTGGATCGCTGGATCGAAGCGCGTTTTCAGCAGACGACTCAGGACATGAATGCCGCTCTCGGCCACTATCGCTTTGACGAAGCCGCGAATATGGTCTACCAGTTCTTCTGGGGCGACCTATGCGCCTGGTACATTGAGGCCGTAAAGCTGCGCTCGCATTTCTCTGGCGGCGCTCGGGCGCAAGCACAAGCTGCGCTCAATCAGCTAGTCAGGATGTTTGAGGGTTCGCTGCGGCTGCTGTCACCATTCATGCCATTCATTACTGAGGAAATCTGGCATGCGCTGTGGCAACAAAAGGCACCAGCAAAGTCCATTGCACTTACACGTTTCCCGCTTGGCGCCGAACTCGGCAAGGCAGACGTCGCGACTATCGATCAGATGGAGATCATTAAGCGGCTCATCGAGGGCATTCGCAACCGGCGGGCAGAACTGAAGGTTGCGCCAAAAGAAAAGATCACTGTGCGCATCTTTACGGAAGCTTCGACTCGAGCGCTGATCGATTCGAATCGGAATTTGATCGGACAAGGCGCTGACGTGGATCATATCGAATTCAGCCCTGAGAGCATGGCGAAGGTGCCAGGTGTGCAAACGACCAACGCCTTTGAGGTGCTTGTTGTCTATGAACGGAAGATCGATATCGCCGCTGAGCGCAACCGTCTTTCCAAAGAACTGGAAAAACTTGAGTCGGAACGCGGCAACACAGAGCGCCAGTTAAGCAACCAAGGCTTCCTCGCCAAGGCGCCAGCTACCGTTATCGAGGGCTTGCGCAGGCGCCACGCCGAACTGGAGCAACTCGTTCCCAAAACGAGGGTGGCGCTGCAAGAACTGGAAAAGAGTCCGGCGAGCGGACCTAACGGAACACACGGATAA
- a CDS encoding RNA polymerase subunit sigma-70, whose protein sequence is MSVVQTSNAEGVTNTPIDARLAAELFARSGGSAYALTLAQFTVILHNVVHRTEGIAGAGKEQISAFLGTLKLDELALANGCAVGNQHAWDVFLTKYRESIYQSARSITRNETTGRELADSLYAELYGLGPMEDRRSKLALYSGRGSLAGWLRMVLAQSYINQIRAGKRFVSIEEEEEEHGRQFPAAPGPAASATDSRIKEATDEVLTSLSTEERFLLSSYFLDGRRLAEIGRTLGVHESTISRKMDKLLSGIRKRLRKGLERRGMSRRQAEEALEIDVRDLELDVAARLHPPAENSP, encoded by the coding sequence ATGTCTGTAGTTCAGACCAGCAACGCCGAAGGGGTAACCAACACCCCGATCGATGCTCGCCTTGCGGCGGAGCTCTTTGCACGCAGCGGCGGCTCGGCTTATGCGCTCACTTTGGCGCAGTTTACGGTAATCTTGCACAACGTGGTGCACCGGACCGAAGGCATAGCTGGTGCCGGTAAAGAGCAGATCAGCGCGTTTCTTGGCACGCTCAAGCTTGATGAGCTTGCCTTGGCAAATGGCTGTGCCGTTGGTAATCAACACGCCTGGGATGTGTTTCTGACTAAGTACCGCGAATCGATCTACCAGTCAGCGCGCAGCATCACTCGCAACGAGACTACCGGACGCGAGTTGGCCGACTCGCTCTATGCGGAGCTCTACGGACTTGGTCCCATGGAGGATCGGCGCTCAAAGCTGGCGCTCTACTCAGGACGAGGATCTCTCGCCGGATGGCTGCGCATGGTGCTGGCGCAGAGCTACATAAATCAGATTCGTGCCGGCAAGCGTTTCGTCAGCATTGAAGAAGAGGAAGAAGAGCACGGGAGGCAATTTCCCGCAGCGCCGGGCCCGGCTGCGTCTGCGACAGACTCAAGAATTAAGGAGGCCACGGACGAAGTTCTCACGAGCCTTTCCACCGAAGAGCGTTTTCTGCTCTCCTCCTACTTTCTAGACGGACGACGGCTAGCGGAGATAGGACGAACACTGGGTGTGCACGAGTCCACAATCAGCAGGAAAATGGACAAGCTGCTCTCTGGAATCCGTAAGCGGCTTCGCAAGGGATTGGAACGGCGTGGGATGAGCCGTCGCCAGGCGGAAGAGGCTTTGGAGATAGATGTTCGTGATTTGGAGCTGGACGTGGCGGCGCGTTTACATCCGCCGGCGGAGAACAGCCCGTAA
- the lipA gene encoding lipoyl synthase, translating to MSATSQLVQIDLAPRVPKPKPEWLKARAPMGDNYHELKKLARKLELHTVCESAQCPNIGECWNHRTATFMLLGNLCTRRCGFCAVPKGKPKAIDFDEPRRVAEAVATLGLKHAVITSVNRDDDNIGAAKVFADTIREIRLQAPGCQMEVLIPDFQGREDALNIVLEARPEVLNHNTETVPRLYRAVRSGARYQRTLKLLENVKKFAPSMVSKTGVMVGIGETMDELLEVFRDLAAIKVNILTIGQYLRPSRDHLPMTRYYHPDEFRLMKEEALKMGFRHVESGPLVRSSYHAHEQAESTGLVAVTSLMQ from the coding sequence ATGTCTGCGACATCCCAACTCGTTCAAATCGATCTTGCGCCACGTGTGCCGAAGCCCAAGCCTGAATGGCTGAAGGCGCGCGCGCCGATGGGAGACAACTATCACGAGCTCAAAAAGCTCGCGCGCAAACTCGAGTTGCACACCGTGTGTGAGTCAGCGCAGTGTCCCAACATCGGCGAATGCTGGAACCACCGCACGGCGACTTTCATGCTGCTTGGGAATTTGTGCACTCGCCGTTGCGGATTCTGCGCGGTTCCCAAAGGCAAGCCGAAAGCGATTGATTTCGACGAGCCGCGCCGCGTGGCCGAAGCCGTTGCAACACTGGGCTTGAAACATGCCGTCATCACGAGCGTGAATCGCGATGACGACAATATCGGAGCAGCCAAGGTTTTTGCCGATACAATTCGCGAAATCAGACTGCAAGCTCCTGGGTGCCAGATGGAAGTGCTGATTCCAGACTTCCAGGGCCGCGAAGATGCACTGAACATTGTTCTCGAAGCCCGTCCCGAGGTGCTGAATCACAACACTGAGACGGTGCCGCGTCTCTATCGTGCCGTGCGCTCCGGCGCACGCTACCAGCGCACGCTCAAGCTGCTGGAAAACGTTAAGAAATTTGCGCCCAGCATGGTCTCAAAGACCGGAGTGATGGTCGGCATCGGCGAAACCATGGACGAGCTGCTTGAAGTATTCCGCGATCTCGCAGCGATCAAAGTCAACATCCTCACCATCGGGCAATATCTGCGTCCCTCACGCGATCACCTGCCAATGACGCGCTACTACCATCCTGATGAATTTCGCCTCATGAAAGAAGAAGCCCTCAAGATGGGCTTCCGCCACGTGGAGTCAGGGCCGCTGGTGCGCTCCAGCTATCATGCGCATGAACAGGCAGAGTCGACGGGATTGGTGGCGGTAACCTCGCTAATGCAATAA
- a CDS encoding cytochrome C: MRLHYKRLLAASLSIIAFSLTACDSSSSASRHPLTIEEQHGREVFQASCAICHNAYKEEPLQGPPLVGMFRKQALPSGMPATDPHVRETIMTGRRNMPPFNAVLDEKQLNDLMAFLHTL; encoded by the coding sequence TTGAGACTCCACTATAAGCGCCTACTAGCCGCTTCACTCTCCATCATCGCGTTCAGCCTTACAGCCTGCGATTCGTCATCCTCCGCCTCCCGGCACCCGTTAACCATCGAAGAGCAACATGGACGCGAGGTTTTTCAAGCGAGCTGCGCCATCTGTCACAACGCCTACAAAGAGGAGCCACTGCAAGGGCCGCCTCTTGTTGGCATGTTCCGCAAGCAAGCTCTTCCCAGCGGAATGCCGGCAACTGACCCACATGTGCGAGAGACGATCATGACGGGCCGCCGCAACATGCCGCCCTTCAATGCTGTACTGGATGAGAAGCAGCTTAATGACTTGATGGCGTTCCTGCACACCTTGTAG
- a CDS encoding metal-dependent hydrolase yields the protein MEPITHFLTGACIGRAGLNRTTGYATLMVTLAAEFPDVDVLWSFDGPVRAMATHRGFTHSFIGAPVDSAIVLGFVYAFHRWRVNRGKSPPLAPRWGLLFLFGILAVLSHILLDFTNNYGVRPFLPFNWRWYSWDIVFILEPVMLAALLLGLLIPAIFGLVSGEIGAHREMFRGRRSAICALLAVCGIWWVRDYHHRRAITLLNSADYQGEVLKRTGAMPYAVNPFSWAGIVETENYYAEVPVDLGATTFDPLAHAKILYKPAETPATLAAKRSLLGRVYLDWARFAYVENQHLPPPEQGYDVRFRDLRFSYIGFQIPGEPRGRPPLSADVFLNEQLHVVLMRMGNREEKP from the coding sequence ATGGAACCGATCACTCACTTTCTTACCGGCGCATGTATCGGACGCGCAGGACTCAACCGGACTACCGGTTACGCGACATTGATGGTCACTCTCGCCGCAGAATTCCCCGATGTGGACGTACTTTGGAGTTTCGATGGACCGGTGAGAGCGATGGCTACCCATCGCGGTTTTACCCATTCCTTCATCGGAGCACCCGTAGATTCTGCAATCGTGCTCGGCTTCGTCTACGCATTTCATCGCTGGCGAGTGAATCGCGGCAAATCTCCTCCCCTCGCGCCGCGCTGGGGATTGCTGTTCCTTTTTGGGATTCTGGCCGTTCTCAGCCACATTCTGCTCGATTTCACTAACAACTACGGCGTCCGGCCGTTTCTGCCATTCAACTGGCGCTGGTACTCGTGGGACATCGTCTTCATCCTCGAGCCGGTGATGCTTGCAGCATTGCTGCTTGGTCTGCTGATCCCCGCAATCTTCGGACTCGTCAGCGGCGAGATCGGCGCTCATCGCGAGATGTTTCGTGGGCGCCGCAGCGCGATTTGCGCGCTGCTTGCAGTCTGCGGAATATGGTGGGTGCGCGACTATCACCACCGCAGGGCCATCACGCTGCTCAATTCGGCCGACTACCAGGGGGAGGTCCTCAAGAGAACGGGGGCAATGCCTTACGCTGTGAATCCGTTCTCCTGGGCTGGCATTGTCGAAACAGAAAACTACTACGCCGAGGTCCCAGTTGATTTAGGCGCGACCACGTTTGATCCGCTAGCGCACGCCAAGATTCTGTACAAGCCGGCGGAGACTCCGGCGACGCTCGCGGCCAAGCGCTCGCTTTTAGGCCGCGTATATCTCGATTGGGCGCGCTTTGCTTACGTTGAGAACCAACACCTTCCGCCTCCGGAGCAAGGCTATGATGTACGCTTTCGCGACCTGCGCTTCAGCTACATTGGCTTCCAGATTCCCGGAGAGCCTCGCGGACGTCCTCCGCTGAGCGCCGATGTGTTTCTCAATGAACAGCTGCACGTGGTGCTGATGCGAATGGGTAACCGTGAGGAGAAGCCGTAA